From Microlunatus capsulatus, a single genomic window includes:
- a CDS encoding beta-N-acetylhexosaminidase produces the protein MLLPRPRSVHRRPDTSFTLTPELAVDGPPAWAAIVRRLLSPGTGLELPRAEGGALRLVADEELPVEAYRLAVDADGITITAGDDAGVNWAVQTLRQLLPPAVLRPAPSGAALVVEGVEVDDAPAYAWRGVHLDVGRHFMPLADLFRMVDLIALHKYNVLHLHLTEDQGWRFESKRYPKLQEVASWRRETRRPADAEGDGTPHGGYYTQDQLRAVVAYADQRGITVVPELEFPGHVSGVLAAYPELGNHPETGYATATTFGVFDEVLNLDDRTMAVVYDLFEELLDVFPSRYVHVGGDECPRTEWLASDAAGKLAAERGLLGPDQLQRWFTAELGAWLAERGRILVGWDEIADDGHVADSVVMAWRDSSYGRAATAAGLPTVMAPMTHLYLDFYPSASDDEQYSIGGLTTVEKVYGFDPLDGIPADSHPLVLGTQVQLWTEYMPTTRRVDYMLFPRACAHAEVAWSDPADRSWDEFEPRLVAHLERLDALGVDYRPLAGPHPWQQGGTGRMRRPDAHRAEALA, from the coding sequence GTGCTGCTACCCCGACCGCGCTCGGTCCACCGCCGTCCCGACACCTCCTTCACGCTGACGCCCGAGCTGGCCGTGGACGGCCCGCCCGCCTGGGCGGCGATCGTGCGACGGCTGCTCTCCCCGGGCACCGGGCTGGAGCTGCCGCGGGCCGAGGGCGGGGCCCTGCGGCTCGTCGCCGACGAGGAGCTGCCGGTCGAGGCCTACCGGCTCGCCGTGGACGCCGACGGCATCACCATCACCGCGGGCGACGACGCCGGGGTCAACTGGGCGGTCCAGACGCTGCGGCAGCTGCTGCCGCCGGCCGTCCTGCGCCCCGCGCCGAGCGGGGCCGCCCTGGTCGTCGAGGGCGTGGAGGTCGACGACGCCCCCGCCTACGCCTGGCGCGGCGTCCACCTCGACGTCGGCCGGCACTTCATGCCGCTGGCCGACCTCTTCCGGATGGTCGACCTCATCGCCCTGCACAAGTACAACGTCCTCCACCTGCACCTCACCGAGGACCAGGGCTGGCGCTTCGAGTCCAAGCGCTACCCGAAGCTGCAGGAGGTGGCCAGCTGGCGCCGCGAGACGCGCCGGCCCGCCGACGCCGAGGGCGACGGCACCCCGCACGGGGGCTACTACACCCAGGACCAGCTGCGGGCCGTGGTGGCCTACGCCGACCAGCGCGGCATCACCGTCGTCCCCGAGCTGGAGTTCCCCGGCCACGTGAGCGGCGTGCTGGCGGCCTACCCCGAGCTGGGCAACCACCCCGAGACCGGCTACGCGACGGCGACGACGTTCGGCGTCTTCGACGAGGTGCTCAACCTCGACGACCGGACGATGGCCGTGGTCTACGACCTGTTCGAGGAGCTGCTCGACGTCTTCCCCAGCCGCTACGTGCACGTCGGCGGCGACGAGTGCCCGCGCACCGAGTGGCTGGCCAGCGACGCCGCGGGCAAGCTCGCCGCCGAGCGGGGGCTGCTCGGGCCCGACCAGCTGCAGCGCTGGTTCACCGCCGAGCTGGGCGCCTGGCTCGCCGAGCGCGGGCGGATCCTCGTCGGCTGGGACGAGATCGCCGACGACGGGCACGTCGCCGACTCCGTGGTGATGGCCTGGCGCGACTCCTCCTACGGCCGGGCCGCGACCGCCGCGGGCCTGCCGACGGTGATGGCGCCGATGACCCACCTCTACCTCGACTTCTACCCCAGCGCCTCCGACGACGAGCAGTACTCCATCGGCGGTCTGACCACCGTCGAGAAGGTGTACGGCTTCGACCCGCTGGACGGCATCCCGGCGGACTCGCACCCGCTGGTGCTGGGCACCCAGGTCCAGCTGTGGACCGAGTACATGCCGACCACCCGCCGCGTCGACTACATGCTCTTCCCGCGGGCCTGCGCGCACGCCGAGGTCGCGTGGTCGGACCCGGCGGACCGCTCCTGGGACGAGTTCGAGCCCCGGCTGGTCGCCCATCTGGAGCGGCTGGACGCCCTCGGCGTCGACTACCGGCCGCTCGCCGGGCCCCACCCCTGGCAGCAGGGCGGCACCGGCCGGATGCGCCGACCCGACGCGCACCGGGCGGAGGCGCTCGCCTAG
- the thiD gene encoding bifunctional hydroxymethylpyrimidine kinase/phosphomethylpyrimidine kinase, which produces MTVPVPTVLTIAGTDPSGGAGVAADLKTFAALGAYGTLVVTAVTAQSTRGVDAVHQLDGSFVEQQLETLLADVRVDAVKIGMLGTAGVTRAVAAVLRRHRLRHVVLDPVMVATSGDRLLAADAVAALRDELLPLADLVTPNLPEAADLLGVAEARDEEEQHAQAVRLAGVTARVLLKGGHLGGPESVDLLAEGDAVVRLAAPRVDTTSTHGTGCTLSSAVAALRPAAPDWETAVRGAKGYLTAALRAADRLDVGTGHGPVHHFHALWP; this is translated from the coding sequence GTGACGGTGCCTGTGCCGACCGTGCTGACGATCGCCGGCACCGACCCGAGCGGTGGTGCCGGCGTCGCCGCCGACCTCAAGACCTTCGCGGCCCTGGGCGCCTACGGGACCCTCGTCGTCACCGCCGTGACAGCCCAGAGCACCCGCGGGGTGGACGCGGTGCACCAGCTGGACGGCTCGTTCGTCGAGCAGCAGCTGGAGACGCTGCTGGCCGACGTCCGCGTCGACGCGGTGAAGATCGGCATGCTCGGCACCGCCGGGGTGACCCGGGCCGTCGCCGCCGTGCTGCGCCGGCACCGGCTGCGCCACGTCGTCCTCGACCCGGTGATGGTGGCCACCAGCGGCGACCGGCTGCTGGCCGCCGACGCCGTCGCCGCCCTGCGCGACGAGCTTCTGCCGCTGGCCGACCTCGTCACCCCCAACCTGCCCGAGGCCGCCGACCTGCTGGGCGTCGCCGAGGCCCGCGACGAGGAGGAGCAGCACGCCCAGGCCGTCCGGCTGGCCGGGGTGACCGCGCGGGTGCTGCTCAAGGGCGGCCACCTCGGCGGACCGGAGAGCGTCGACCTGCTCGCCGAGGGCGACGCCGTCGTCCGGCTGGCCGCCCCCCGGGTGGACACCACCAGCACCCACGGGACCGGCTGCACCCTCTCCTCCGCCGTCGCCGCCCTCCGGCCCGCCGCCCCCGACTGGGAGACCGCCGTCCGCGGGGCGAAGGGCTACCTCACCGCCGCCCTGCGCGCCGCCGACCGGCTCGACGTCGGGACCGGTCACGGCCCCGTCCACCACTTCCACGCCCTCTGGCCCTGA
- a CDS encoding NADH-quinone oxidoreductase subunit C: MSSVTVPAAGWREAVGAALSEGFTFFEWLGAVDEVGRADVLRVVVVLRHPDRPAETRRLGTEVPREGGRLDSLRDLVAGAGWPEREAAEMFGLTFDGGDPRRLLLGPDFEGAPLRKDAVLGARTALAWPGAKEPGESAASPSRRRMVPPGVPDPAVWGDRDPDAGPASPDEVAESAVGGRVRRRPGTARRGADR, translated from the coding sequence GTGAGCAGCGTCACCGTCCCCGCCGCGGGCTGGCGCGAGGCCGTCGGCGCCGCGCTGTCCGAGGGGTTCACGTTCTTCGAGTGGCTGGGCGCCGTCGACGAGGTGGGCCGCGCCGACGTCCTGCGGGTCGTCGTCGTGCTGCGCCACCCCGACCGCCCCGCCGAGACCCGCCGGCTGGGCACCGAGGTGCCGCGCGAGGGCGGCCGGCTCGACAGCCTCCGCGACCTCGTTGCCGGCGCCGGCTGGCCCGAGCGCGAGGCCGCCGAGATGTTCGGCCTGACCTTCGACGGCGGCGACCCGCGCCGGCTGCTGCTCGGCCCCGACTTCGAGGGCGCGCCGCTGCGCAAGGACGCCGTCCTCGGCGCCCGGACGGCGCTGGCCTGGCCCGGCGCCAAGGAGCCGGGGGAGAGCGCCGCGTCCCCCAGTCGACGTCGGATGGTGCCGCCCGGGGTACCTGACCCGGCCGTCTGGGGCGACCGCGACCCCGACGCCGGGCCGGCCAGCCCCGACGAGGTGGCCGAGTCCGCCGTCGGGGGCCGGGTCCGCCGTCGCCCCGGTACCGCACGACGCGGGGCTGACCGGTGA
- a CDS encoding VOC family protein codes for MTSGISHTSVDSRDACAQSRWWADVLGFADDPADPNEPGHEECMIFSPDGRTRLLFIEVPEGKAVKNRLHLDLRPTDGTREQEVERLTALGATLVGDHRRPDGGGWVTLADPEGNEFCVLRGVTEVADPYAHLVTDGKPFPA; via the coding sequence ATGACCTCGGGCATCAGCCACACCAGCGTCGACAGCCGGGACGCCTGCGCCCAGTCCCGCTGGTGGGCCGACGTGCTGGGCTTCGCCGACGACCCGGCCGACCCGAACGAGCCGGGGCACGAGGAGTGCATGATCTTCTCCCCCGACGGCCGGACCCGGCTGCTGTTCATCGAGGTGCCGGAGGGCAAGGCGGTCAAGAACCGGCTGCACCTGGACCTGCGGCCGACCGACGGCACCCGCGAGCAGGAGGTCGAGCGGCTGACGGCGCTCGGGGCGACCCTGGTGGGCGACCACCGGCGCCCGGACGGCGGCGGCTGGGTCACCCTGGCCGACCCCGAGGGCAACGAGTTCTGCGTGCTCCGGGGGGTCACCGAGGTGGCCGACCCCTACGCGCACCTGGTGACGGACGGGAAGCCCTTTCCCGCCTAG
- the tenA gene encoding thiaminase II encodes MLDVTPAATPRARAPLPPAAAPARPLGSWSERLWAVLAPVDAAVLAHPFLTGVADGTLAPAVFTGYLVQDAHYLAGYARALALLGSRAEALADTAVLARHAAGTVEGELVLHAELLAAVGVDATALPAGPSPTTHAYTAHLLAAAALGAVADGVAAVLPCFWLYARAGAALAAAGSPEPRYQRWVDSYAGEAFAAVVEEVLALVDRLGTGLTAAQRAHAEAAALTSARYEWMFFDAALRQERWPV; translated from the coding sequence GTGCTCGACGTCACCCCAGCTGCCACCCCGCGCGCCCGCGCGCCGCTACCCCCGGCGGCCGCGCCGGCGCGACCCCTCGGCTCGTGGTCGGAGCGGCTCTGGGCGGTGCTCGCTCCCGTCGACGCGGCCGTGCTCGCCCACCCGTTCCTGACCGGGGTCGCCGACGGCACCCTGGCGCCCGCGGTGTTCACCGGCTACCTCGTCCAGGACGCCCACTACCTCGCCGGCTACGCCCGCGCGCTGGCGCTGCTGGGCTCCCGCGCGGAGGCGCTGGCCGACACCGCCGTCCTGGCCCGGCACGCCGCCGGCACCGTCGAGGGCGAGCTGGTCCTGCACGCAGAGCTGCTGGCCGCCGTCGGCGTCGACGCGACCGCGCTGCCGGCGGGACCCTCCCCCACCACGCACGCCTACACCGCCCACCTGCTGGCCGCCGCCGCCCTCGGTGCGGTCGCCGACGGGGTGGCCGCCGTGCTGCCCTGCTTCTGGCTGTACGCCCGGGCCGGCGCCGCGCTGGCGGCCGCGGGGAGTCCCGAGCCGCGCTACCAGCGCTGGGTCGACAGCTACGCCGGCGAGGCCTTCGCGGCTGTCGTCGAGGAGGTGCTCGCCCTGGTCGACCGGCTGGGGACGGGCCTGACGGCGGCGCAGCGCGCGCACGCCGAGGCCGCGGCGCTGACCAGCGCCCGGTACGAGTGGATGTTCTTCGACGCCGCGCTGCGGCAGGAGAGGTGGCCGGTGTGA
- the rpmG gene encoding 50S ribosomal protein L33 has product MAKTSDVRPKITMACTVCKERNYITKKNRRNDPDRMELNKFCPRCHTHTAHRETR; this is encoded by the coding sequence ATGGCGAAGACCTCTGACGTCCGGCCGAAGATCACGATGGCGTGCACCGTGTGCAAGGAGCGGAACTACATCACCAAGAAGAACCGGCGGAACGACCCCGACCGCATGGAGCTGAACAAGTTCTGCCCGCGCTGCCACACGCACACCGCGCACCGCGAGACCCGCTGA
- a CDS encoding cytochrome P450, producing MSSPAPHLGCPVRKLDPDDSAGRPPLEHVRGAGPERYVVRSFDVARQVLREPEGTTQAGFGAEGVLAGTQTPRPGRPTRTRRAMRPPILFLEGAQHRDQRRAAARFFAPKVTEDYRPMMESLAAQLVGGLRTDRAVDLSQLSMGMAVEVVARVVGLTASSRRGMSRRLSSLFDGDPLSSGSGVLGRLRAARTGTATARFYWQDVKPAIRARRRAPQEDVISQLLADGFRDLDVLTECLTYGAAGMVTTREFICVAAWHLFDDPDLLARYRAGDRDARQALLQETLRLEPVVGHLYRRLRAPLAVDVDGAEQTLPAGALVDLDLRAANADEATAGGEPLSLCPGRPLPRAVPPALMSFGDGHHRCPGAPIAIMESEIFLSALFAQDVVAEGPPRVAWNPVSQGYDLDRLMVRRAA from the coding sequence GTGAGCTCCCCCGCGCCGCACCTCGGCTGTCCCGTCCGCAAGCTCGACCCCGACGACTCCGCCGGCCGGCCGCCGCTGGAGCACGTCCGGGGCGCCGGGCCCGAGCGCTACGTCGTCCGCTCCTTCGACGTCGCCCGCCAGGTGCTGCGCGAGCCCGAGGGCACCACCCAGGCCGGCTTCGGCGCCGAGGGCGTGCTGGCCGGCACCCAGACCCCGCGGCCGGGCCGGCCCACCCGCACCCGGCGGGCCATGCGGCCGCCGATCCTCTTCCTCGAGGGGGCGCAGCACCGCGACCAGCGCCGGGCGGCCGCCCGCTTCTTCGCTCCCAAGGTGACCGAGGACTACCGGCCGATGATGGAGTCGCTCGCGGCCCAGCTGGTGGGCGGGCTGCGCACCGACCGGGCCGTCGACCTCAGCCAGCTCTCCATGGGGATGGCCGTGGAGGTGGTGGCCCGCGTCGTCGGGCTGACGGCGTCGTCGCGGCGCGGGATGAGCCGTCGGCTCAGCAGCCTCTTCGACGGCGACCCGCTCAGCTCCGGCTCCGGCGTCCTCGGCCGGCTGCGCGCCGCCCGGACCGGCACCGCGACCGCCCGCTTCTACTGGCAGGACGTGAAGCCCGCGATCCGGGCCCGGCGGCGGGCGCCGCAGGAGGACGTCATCAGCCAGCTGCTCGCCGACGGCTTCCGCGACCTCGACGTGCTCACCGAGTGCCTGACCTACGGCGCGGCCGGCATGGTCACCACCCGGGAGTTCATCTGCGTCGCCGCCTGGCACCTGTTCGACGACCCGGACCTGCTGGCCCGCTACCGCGCCGGCGACCGCGACGCGCGGCAGGCGCTGCTGCAGGAGACGCTGCGGCTGGAGCCCGTCGTCGGCCACCTCTACCGCCGGCTGCGCGCCCCGCTCGCGGTCGACGTCGACGGCGCGGAGCAGACGCTGCCCGCCGGCGCCCTCGTCGACCTCGACCTGCGGGCGGCGAACGCCGACGAGGCCACCGCCGGGGGGGAGCCGCTGAGCCTGTGCCCCGGCCGCCCGCTCCCCCGGGCCGTGCCGCCGGCGCTGATGAGCTTCGGCGACGGGCACCACCGCTGCCCCGGCGCCCCGATCGCGATCATGGAGAGCGAGATCTTCCTCAGCGCGCTGTTCGCGCAGGACGTCGTCGCCGAGGGGCCGCCGCGGGTGGCGTGGAACCCGGTCTCCCAGGGCTACGACCTCGACCGGCTGATGGTGCGGCGGGCCGCATGA
- a CDS encoding alpha-hydroxy acid oxidase, producing the protein MSAPLTSAPGVHDVRPDPVVGFDYEEQARGLLPPHVSAYYGAAAGSGGGSAEGTADWSAVRFRPRALQDLRTLDTSTTVLGTPVATPVLVAPMAQQLGAHPEGEAVMARAAAASGSLLGVSTNVAVPFSTVAAAGAPWWFQVYVMRDHGLTELLVRRAVDHGARALLLTVDMVALLPASVNPRQWPEGPAKSRLTNLTAAELAAAGPGAVDMDAGISLATIGWLREISGLPVLVKGVLRGDDAAACVDAGAAGVIVSTHGGRRLGPSVSAARALPEVVEAVGDAGEVYADSGIRSAEHVAAALALGARAVFVGRPALWALAADGETGVRAVLDGMTGELRQVMTQLGAASLDRITRDLVA; encoded by the coding sequence GTGAGCGCACCGCTGACCTCCGCGCCCGGCGTGCACGACGTCCGTCCCGACCCCGTCGTCGGGTTCGACTACGAGGAGCAGGCCCGGGGGCTGCTGCCGCCGCACGTCAGCGCCTACTACGGGGCCGCGGCCGGCTCCGGCGGCGGCTCGGCCGAGGGCACCGCCGACTGGTCGGCCGTCCGCTTCCGTCCCCGCGCGCTGCAGGACCTCCGCACCCTCGACACGTCGACGACGGTGCTGGGCACCCCGGTCGCCACGCCCGTGCTGGTCGCCCCGATGGCCCAGCAGCTGGGTGCGCACCCCGAGGGCGAGGCGGTGATGGCCCGGGCCGCGGCCGCGTCCGGCAGCCTGCTGGGGGTCTCGACCAACGTCGCCGTGCCGTTCTCCACCGTCGCCGCCGCCGGCGCGCCCTGGTGGTTCCAGGTCTACGTCATGCGCGACCACGGGCTCACCGAGCTGCTGGTCCGCCGCGCCGTCGACCACGGCGCCCGCGCCCTGCTGCTGACCGTCGACATGGTCGCGCTGCTGCCCGCGTCGGTGAACCCGCGGCAGTGGCCGGAGGGGCCGGCGAAGTCCCGGCTCACCAACCTGACCGCCGCCGAGCTGGCCGCGGCCGGACCGGGGGCGGTCGACATGGACGCCGGCATCAGCCTGGCCACCATCGGCTGGCTGCGCGAGATCAGCGGGCTGCCCGTCCTGGTCAAGGGCGTGCTGCGCGGCGACGACGCGGCCGCCTGCGTGGACGCCGGGGCGGCCGGCGTCATCGTGTCCACCCACGGCGGCCGCCGGCTCGGCCCGTCGGTGAGCGCGGCGCGCGCGCTGCCGGAGGTCGTCGAGGCCGTCGGGGACGCGGGCGAGGTCTACGCCGACAGCGGGATCCGCTCGGCCGAGCACGTGGCCGCCGCGCTGGCGCTGGGCGCCCGGGCCGTCTTCGTCGGCCGGCCCGCCCTGTGGGCCCTGGCGGCGGACGGCGAGACCGGGGTGCGCGCGGTGCTGGACGGGATGACCGGCGAGCTGCGGCAGGTGATGACGCAGCTGGGCGCGGCGTCGCTCGACCGGATCACCCGCGATCTGGTCGCCTGA
- a CDS encoding sirohydrochlorin chelatase gives MPGPRPTTEPSADAGGSSVSPTGPALVGLAHGSRDAAGTRAVEQLLELVGTSGGVDARTAFLDLAEPDLTTTAAALVAAGHRSAVVVPLLFTVAFHATVDVPEAVAEATAATGLEIVLSDILGTGADTLELVGASLARSAVPAQHDVLLYAVGSSNAAANDAVHDLAARLDRQRPGRVRAAFATTDPRTAAVLPELGDPVALLPLFLSPGLLLRPLAALADERGWALLPPLGDLAAPLVLRRHAQARQRSGLR, from the coding sequence GTGCCGGGTCCCCGACCCACGACCGAGCCGTCCGCTGATGCGGGCGGCTCGTCCGTTTCCCCGACCGGGCCGGCGCTGGTCGGCCTGGCGCACGGCAGCCGCGACGCCGCCGGCACCCGTGCCGTCGAGCAGCTGCTGGAGCTGGTCGGGACGAGCGGCGGCGTCGACGCCCGGACCGCCTTCCTCGACCTCGCCGAGCCGGACCTGACGACCACGGCCGCGGCCCTGGTCGCCGCCGGCCACCGCAGCGCCGTCGTCGTCCCGCTGCTGTTCACGGTCGCCTTCCACGCCACGGTCGACGTCCCCGAGGCCGTCGCGGAGGCCACCGCGGCGACCGGGCTGGAGATCGTCCTCTCCGACATCCTCGGCACCGGGGCGGACACCCTCGAGCTGGTCGGCGCCAGCCTGGCCCGCTCCGCCGTCCCCGCCCAGCACGACGTGCTGCTCTACGCCGTCGGGTCCTCCAACGCCGCCGCCAACGACGCCGTCCACGACCTCGCCGCCCGGCTGGACCGGCAGCGCCCCGGCCGCGTCCGAGCCGCCTTCGCCACCACCGACCCGCGGACGGCGGCCGTGCTGCCCGAGCTGGGCGACCCCGTGGCCCTGCTGCCGCTGTTCCTGTCCCCGGGCCTGCTGCTCCGCCCGCTGGCCGCCCTGGCCGACGAGCGCGGCTGGGCCCTGCTGCCGCCGCTCGGCGACCTCGCCGCTCCGCTGGTCTTGCGCCGCCACGCGCAGGCGCGGCAGCGCTCCGGACTCCGTTAG
- the thiM gene encoding hydroxyethylthiazole kinase, whose translation MSGTDVDSAEVLRVLTAVRERAPLVHCMTNVVVAGFTANVLLAVGASPAMVENAEESAEFAGIADALLVNLGTLSAERSRAMRLAAAAAQAHDKPWVLDPVAVGAMTFRTGLAADLLAHRPAVVRGNASEVLSLAGAAGAGRGVDSTVGAEAAVGTARALAARTGGVVAVSGAVDQVTDGEQLVEVRTGHPLMTRVTGVGCALGALVAACCAVEDDRLLAAVAATTVLTVAAEEAAVLSRGPGSFAVALLDALDALDGPTLDARTRARAAR comes from the coding sequence GTGAGCGGGACGGACGTGGACAGCGCGGAGGTGCTGCGGGTGCTGACGGCGGTGCGCGAGCGCGCGCCGCTGGTGCACTGCATGACCAACGTGGTGGTGGCCGGCTTCACCGCCAACGTGCTGCTGGCGGTCGGCGCGTCGCCGGCGATGGTGGAGAACGCCGAGGAGTCGGCCGAGTTCGCCGGGATCGCGGACGCGCTGCTGGTCAACCTCGGCACCCTGTCGGCCGAGCGCTCGCGGGCCATGCGGCTGGCCGCGGCCGCCGCGCAGGCCCACGACAAGCCCTGGGTGCTGGACCCGGTGGCCGTCGGGGCGATGACCTTCCGCACCGGCCTCGCCGCCGACCTGCTGGCCCACCGCCCCGCCGTCGTCCGCGGCAACGCCTCGGAGGTGCTGAGCCTGGCCGGTGCGGCCGGGGCCGGCCGGGGCGTGGACAGCACCGTCGGCGCGGAGGCCGCGGTGGGCACCGCCCGCGCGCTGGCCGCGCGGACCGGGGGCGTCGTCGCCGTCAGCGGGGCCGTCGACCAGGTCACCGACGGCGAGCAGCTGGTGGAGGTCCGCACCGGGCACCCGCTGATGACCCGGGTGACCGGCGTCGGCTGCGCGCTGGGCGCGCTGGTCGCCGCCTGCTGCGCCGTCGAGGACGACCGGCTGCTGGCCGCCGTCGCCGCGACCACGGTGCTGACCGTCGCCGCCGAGGAGGCCGCGGTCCTCAGCCGCGGGCCGGGCTCCTTCGCCGTCGCGCTGCTGGACGCGCTCGACGCGCTGGACGGCCCGACGCTGGACGCCCGGACCCGGGCCCGGGCGGCCCGGTGA
- the thiE gene encoding thiamine phosphate synthase, with amino-acid sequence MSRPALDLDLYLVTDSALCGPRGVVETVRRALPGGVTAVQVREPRATTRELCALSRELLAVLAGTGVPLLVNDRLDVALAVGAQGVHLGQSDLPAEDAHRVAPELLLGLSVSTPEQVAAAPDWLDYLGVGPVRATATKPEAAAPLGLAGTAALVAAARVPCVAIGGIGPANAAEVRSTGVAGIAVVSAVCAADDPAAAAAALRGRRA; translated from the coding sequence GTGAGCCGGCCGGCGCTGGACCTCGACCTCTACCTGGTGACCGACAGCGCGCTCTGCGGGCCGCGGGGCGTGGTCGAGACCGTCCGCCGGGCGCTGCCGGGCGGGGTGACCGCGGTCCAGGTCCGCGAGCCGCGCGCCACGACCCGGGAGCTCTGCGCCCTCAGCCGCGAGCTGCTCGCGGTGCTGGCGGGGACCGGGGTGCCGCTGCTGGTGAACGACCGCCTCGACGTGGCGCTGGCCGTCGGCGCGCAGGGCGTCCACCTCGGGCAGTCCGACCTGCCGGCGGAGGACGCGCACCGGGTTGCGCCGGAGCTGCTGCTGGGGCTGTCGGTCTCGACGCCGGAGCAGGTCGCGGCGGCGCCGGACTGGCTGGACTACCTGGGTGTCGGGCCGGTGCGGGCGACGGCGACCAAGCCGGAGGCTGCGGCACCGCTGGGGCTGGCGGGGACGGCGGCGCTGGTGGCCGCGGCCCGGGTGCCCTGCGTGGCGATCGGCGGGATCGGCCCGGCGAACGCCGCGGAGGTGCGGTCGACGGGGGTGGCCGGGATCGCCGTCGTGTCCGCGGTCTGCGCCGCCGACGACCCGGCGGCGGCCGCCGCGGCGCTGCGGGGGCGTCGGGCGTGA
- a CDS encoding NADH-quinone oxidoreductase subunit B: MRWLDWYGDGTLHVLEIGLACCSLEVEAATLSAAALPVALPVGARVAVVVSGTVTDRLAPAVAALVDACATLAGTPPVVVALGVCASSGGPYWDSYAVTKGVDALVPVDVYVPGCPPPPGALQAVLDDLRVPA; encoded by the coding sequence ATGCGGTGGCTCGACTGGTACGGCGACGGGACGCTGCACGTGCTGGAGATCGGCCTGGCCTGCTGCAGCCTGGAGGTCGAGGCCGCGACCCTCTCCGCCGCGGCGCTGCCCGTCGCGCTGCCGGTCGGCGCCCGCGTGGCGGTGGTCGTCTCCGGGACCGTCACCGACCGGCTCGCCCCCGCCGTCGCCGCGCTCGTCGACGCCTGCGCCACGCTGGCCGGGACCCCGCCGGTGGTCGTTGCGCTCGGCGTCTGCGCCTCCTCCGGCGGGCCGTACTGGGACTCCTACGCGGTGACCAAGGGCGTCGACGCGCTGGTCCCGGTCGACGTGTACGTGCCCGGCTGCCCGCCCCCGCCCGGCGCGCTGCAGGCCGTCCTCGACGACCTGCGGGTGCCGGCGTGA
- a CDS encoding YajQ family cyclic di-GMP-binding protein, translated as MASESSMDVVSKVDRQEVDNALNQAAKEVHQRFDFKGTEASIRWSGETIEIEAVSEERAKAVLDVFQTKLVKRGVSLKSLDAGEPRSSGKLYKITATTTEGISQENAKKVTKLIRDEGPKGVKAQIQGDELRVSSKSRDDLQAVQALLKAQDYDFAVQFTNYR; from the coding sequence GTGGCATCCGAGAGCTCGATGGACGTCGTCAGCAAGGTCGACCGCCAGGAGGTCGACAACGCCCTCAACCAGGCGGCCAAGGAGGTGCACCAGCGCTTCGACTTCAAGGGCACCGAGGCCTCGATCCGCTGGTCGGGCGAGACGATCGAGATCGAGGCCGTCTCCGAGGAGCGGGCCAAGGCCGTCCTCGACGTCTTCCAGACCAAGCTGGTCAAGCGCGGCGTCAGCCTCAAGTCCCTCGACGCCGGCGAGCCCCGCTCCTCCGGCAAGCTCTACAAGATCACCGCCACCACGACCGAGGGCATCAGCCAGGAGAACGCCAAGAAGGTCACCAAGCTGATCCGCGACGAGGGACCCAAGGGCGTCAAGGCCCAGATCCAGGGCGACGAGCTGCGGGTGAGCAGCAAGAGCCGCGACGACCTGCAGGCCGTGCAGGCCCTGCTCAAGGCGCAGGACTACGACTTCGCGGTGCAGTTCACGAACTACCGCTGA
- a CDS encoding 4Fe-4S binding protein encodes MTGHGSIRLIEPACTSCMVCARECPAWCITIDSHTEPVPDLPAGARERTQNVLDRFEIDWSLCMYCGICVDECPFDALAWEPQHTAAAPSAVLLRHGIDDLTGPPPT; translated from the coding sequence GTGACCGGGCACGGCTCCATCCGGCTCATCGAGCCGGCCTGCACCTCCTGCATGGTCTGCGCGCGCGAGTGCCCGGCCTGGTGCATCACCATCGACTCGCACACCGAGCCGGTCCCGGACCTGCCCGCCGGTGCCCGCGAGCGGACCCAGAACGTCCTCGACCGCTTCGAGATCGACTGGAGCCTCTGCATGTACTGCGGCATCTGCGTCGACGAGTGCCCCTTCGACGCCCTCGCCTGGGAGCCCCAGCACACCGCCGCCGCCCCCAGCGCCGTCCTCCTCCGGCACGGCATCGACGACCTGACCGGCCCGCCCCCGACCTGA